From the Clostridium putrefaciens genome, one window contains:
- a CDS encoding terminase large subunit, giving the protein MRKLKKYTKTKFKAKGSIYSKEHADYAVAFIEALCHTKGTWSGKKFELIDWQEKIIRDIFGTLKPNGYRQFNTAYIEIPKKQGKSELAAAVALLLCCGDFEERAEVYGCAADRQQASIVFEIAADMVRMCPALSKRVKILASQKRIIYAPTNSFYQVLSAEAYSKHGFNIHGVVFDELHTQPNRKLFDVMTKGSGDARMQPLYFLITTAGTDTNSICYETHQKAKDIIERRKKDNTFYPIIYGADESDDWTDPKVWKKANPSIGITVGIDKVKAACESAKQNPAEENSFRQLRLNQWVKQAIRWMPMDKWDACSFKVDEESLKGRVCYGGLDLSSTTDITAFVLVFPPLDEEDKFCVLPYFWIPEETIDLRVKRDHVPYDVWERQGYIQTTEGNVVHYGFIEKFIEKLGEKFNIREIGFDRWGAVQMVQNLEGMGFTVVPFGQGFKDMSPPTKELMKLTLEKKLAHGGHPVLRWNMDNIFIRTDPAGNIKADKEKSTEKIDGAVATIMALDRAIRCGNGEGTSVYDDRGILFI; this is encoded by the coding sequence ATGAGAAAATTAAAGAAGTACACTAAAACTAAGTTTAAGGCAAAGGGTAGCATATACAGCAAAGAACACGCAGATTATGCTGTTGCCTTTATTGAAGCCCTTTGTCATACAAAAGGTACATGGTCAGGTAAAAAATTTGAACTTATAGATTGGCAGGAAAAGATTATAAGAGATATTTTTGGAACACTAAAACCCAATGGTTATAGACAATTTAATACCGCTTATATCGAAATCCCTAAAAAGCAAGGCAAGTCAGAACTTGCAGCCGCAGTTGCACTTCTTTTATGTTGTGGTGATTTTGAAGAAAGGGCCGAAGTTTATGGCTGTGCAGCTGATCGTCAGCAAGCGTCTATAGTATTTGAAATAGCTGCTGATATGGTGCGTATGTGCCCTGCACTTAGTAAAAGAGTTAAAATTTTAGCATCTCAAAAGAGAATAATTTATGCACCTACAAATAGCTTTTATCAAGTGTTATCAGCAGAAGCCTATTCTAAACATGGTTTTAATATTCATGGAGTAGTATTTGATGAACTTCATACACAGCCAAATAGAAAACTATTTGATGTTATGACTAAAGGTTCTGGTGATGCTAGAATGCAACCACTATATTTTTTAATTACTACAGCTGGAACAGATACAAATTCTATATGTTATGAAACCCACCAAAAGGCAAAAGATATTATTGAGAGAAGAAAAAAAGATAATACATTTTATCCTATAATTTATGGAGCAGATGAATCAGATGATTGGACAGATCCTAAGGTGTGGAAGAAAGCAAATCCTTCTATAGGAATAACTGTTGGAATAGATAAAGTAAAAGCTGCTTGTGAATCTGCAAAGCAGAACCCTGCTGAAGAAAACTCTTTTAGGCAACTTAGACTTAATCAGTGGGTGAAACAAGCTATCCGTTGGATGCCTATGGATAAATGGGATGCCTGTTCTTTTAAGGTAGATGAAGAATCTTTAAAAGGGAGAGTTTGTTATGGAGGGTTAGACCTTTCAAGTACAACGGACATTACAGCTTTTGTTTTAGTATTCCCACCATTGGATGAAGAAGATAAATTTTGTGTACTACCTTATTTTTGGATACCAGAAGAAACAATAGACCTTCGTGTAAAGCGTGACCATGTTCCTTATGATGTATGGGAAAGACAAGGTTATATACAAACAACAGAAGGAAATGTAGTCCACTATGGTTTCATAGAAAAATTCATAGAAAAGCTTGGTGAAAAGTTTAATATCAGAGAAATAGGATTTGATAGATGGGGAGCAGTTCAGATGGTACAAAACCTTGAAGGTATGGGATTCACAGTAGTGCCTTTTGGACAAGGGTTTAAAGATATGAGTCCACCTACAAAGGAACTTATGAAACTAACACTTGAGAAGAAACTTGCACATGGAGGTCACCCTGTTTTAAGGTGGAATATGGATAATATCTTTATTAGAACTGACCCAGCTGGAAATATTAAAGCAGATAAAGAAAAATCAACGGAGAAGATAGATGGTGCTGTTGCAACTATAATGGCCCTTGATAGAGCAATTCGTTGTGGTAATGGGGAGGGTACTTCTGTTTATGATGACAGAGGAATATTATTTATATAA
- a CDS encoding DUF5049 domain-containing protein, translating into MTHKIKEQILAIRDTSLTNMFDLSMVNKIASEMGFHELIAFIEEYEEEYIRFIFTGK; encoded by the coding sequence ATGACGCATAAGATTAAAGAACAAATACTAGCTATTAGGGATACTTCACTTACCAATATGTTTGACCTCTCTATGGTGAATAAAATTGCATCGGAGATGGGATTTCATGAATTAATAGCTTTCATTGAAGAGTATGAGGAAGAGTATATAAGGTTTATTTTTACAGGAAAGTAA
- a CDS encoding DUF4314 domain-containing protein has product MKFPSKERVEMLRKQYPIGTRIELVKMDDVQAPPIGTKGTVKGVDDAGSILVKWDNGSGLNVIYGEDSCSKIEVE; this is encoded by the coding sequence ATGAAGTTTCCAAGTAAAGAAAGAGTTGAAATGCTAAGAAAACAATACCCAATAGGTACAAGGATAGAACTTGTGAAGATGGATGATGTCCAAGCACCACCAATAGGAACAAAAGGTACAGTAAAAGGTGTTGATGATGCAGGTAGTATTTTAGTTAAATGGGATAATGGTAGTGGATTGAACGTTATTTATGGTGAAGATAGCTGTAGCAAAATTGAGGTAGAGTAA
- a CDS encoding virulence protein: protein MEVKFNVTGEERKSLVVAIAAILECRPRYLGMPSMAYEVGDIVVGKDGCISFDDQVEKEKVEALLKALEKEGFISEAPVAENEMLETTVDSLVVEMSIELFTEDSFDNLEKLVEVKADLIKKALATDSLPIEKAEERIRFPWFHGEQDSNTVKAYTHFVTAICEMARNQKRISSKKKEVENEKYAFRCFLLRLGFIGEEYKEERKILLQNFSGSSAFKGGTKNEVSK, encoded by the coding sequence GTGGAAGTTAAATTTAATGTAACAGGAGAAGAGCGCAAGTCACTAGTTGTTGCCATTGCAGCAATATTAGAATGTAGGCCAAGATACCTAGGAATGCCTAGTATGGCTTACGAGGTTGGAGATATTGTTGTAGGCAAAGATGGCTGCATATCTTTTGATGATCAAGTAGAGAAAGAAAAAGTTGAGGCTTTGCTTAAAGCTTTAGAGAAAGAAGGTTTTATTTCAGAGGCACCAGTAGCTGAAAATGAAATGCTAGAAACTACAGTAGATAGTTTAGTTGTAGAAATGTCAATTGAATTATTTACGGAAGACTCATTTGATAACCTGGAAAAGTTAGTGGAAGTAAAAGCAGACCTTATTAAAAAGGCATTAGCTACAGATAGTTTGCCGATTGAGAAAGCTGAAGAAAGAATTAGGTTTCCTTGGTTTCATGGAGAGCAAGACAGTAATACAGTAAAAGCTTATACCCATTTTGTTACTGCAATTTGTGAAATGGCAAGAAACCAGAAACGCATTAGTTCAAAGAAAAAGGAAGTAGAAAATGAGAAATACGCATTCCGCTGTTTCCTTCTTCGCCTAGGTTTCATTGGAGAAGAATACAAAGAAGAACGTAAAATTCTCCTTCAGAATTTTTCTGGGTCATCAGCTTTTAAGGGAGGTACTAAGAATGAAGTTTCCAAGTAA
- a CDS encoding site-specific DNA-methyltransferase, giving the protein MQQVEISKLVPYANNSRTHNEKQIKKLQSSLREFGFVNPILIDRAFNIIAGHGRVLAAKEDGMKTVPCVFVDHLTEAQKKAYIIADNRLAEDAGWDKDLLSIELESLMELDFDVDLLGFEAAELNMLLNSAEDVQEDNFDVDEELKKPTFSKQGDVWILGRHTLICGDSTKSETYERLMEGKKANLIVTDPPYNVKYEGTAGKIQNDNLSADAFLNFLFDSLSNMEKVLANDGSIYVFHADTEGFNFRKAFADAGFYLSGTCIWKKQSLVLGRSPYQWQHEPVLFGWKKSGKHQWYSDRKQTTIWEFDRPSKNADHPTMKPVALIAYPIQNSSLTNSIVLDPFGGSGSTLIACEQTDRICCTIELDEKFCDVIVKRYIEQVSSDEGVFLIRDGKKLPYNEMVKDEEVTS; this is encoded by the coding sequence ATGCAACAAGTAGAAATATCAAAACTTGTACCATATGCCAATAATTCAAGAACTCATAATGAAAAGCAAATAAAGAAATTACAATCAAGCCTTAGAGAATTTGGTTTTGTAAATCCGATTTTAATCGATAGAGCTTTTAATATTATAGCAGGTCATGGAAGAGTTCTAGCAGCTAAAGAAGATGGAATGAAAACTGTACCTTGTGTATTTGTAGACCACTTAACCGAGGCACAAAAGAAAGCTTATATTATTGCAGATAATAGACTTGCAGAAGATGCAGGATGGGATAAAGATTTATTATCTATAGAACTTGAAAGTTTAATGGAACTAGATTTTGATGTTGACCTCTTAGGGTTTGAGGCAGCTGAATTAAATATGCTTTTAAATTCTGCTGAAGATGTTCAAGAAGATAACTTTGATGTTGATGAAGAATTGAAAAAGCCTACATTCTCAAAGCAAGGCGATGTGTGGATTCTAGGAAGGCATACACTTATTTGTGGAGACAGCACAAAATCAGAAACCTATGAAAGATTGATGGAGGGGAAAAAGGCAAACTTAATAGTTACAGACCCACCTTATAATGTAAAATACGAAGGCACTGCAGGAAAGATACAAAATGATAATCTTTCAGCAGATGCTTTTTTAAATTTCCTTTTTGATAGCCTTAGCAATATGGAAAAGGTTCTTGCAAATGATGGATCTATATATGTTTTTCATGCAGATACAGAAGGATTTAACTTTAGAAAAGCATTTGCAGATGCTGGATTTTATTTAAGTGGTACATGCATTTGGAAGAAACAAAGTCTTGTATTAGGCAGAAGTCCTTACCAGTGGCAACATGAACCAGTTTTATTTGGATGGAAGAAATCAGGTAAACATCAATGGTACTCAGATAGAAAACAGACAACAATATGGGAATTTGATAGACCAAGCAAAAATGCAGATCATCCAACAATGAAACCTGTGGCTCTTATAGCTTATCCAATTCAAAATTCAAGTTTAACAAACTCAATAGTTTTAGACCCATTTGGTGGAAGTGGTTCAACGCTTATAGCTTGTGAGCAAACTGATAGAATCTGTTGTACCATTGAACTTGATGAAAAATTCTGTGATGTTATTGTAAAAAGATACATCGAACAGGTTTCAAGTGATGAAGGTGTGTTTTTAATAAGAGATGGTAAGAAGTTGCCTTATAATGAGATGGTTAAAGATGAGGAAGTTACTTCTTAA